CGATTGGGATGGCTATGCACTTTAATGTTCCTTTAATGTCGTGGTTACATAAGATTCAGAGTGCACAACTCGTCTTCGGCTGACTTATCAACCCCAAAGGCGGATAGAATTGTCTCTGGGTGGCTCTAAGAGCCGGGGATGCATCCGTTAGGTGCATTTGGGGTCTCTCCTAGTAGATAATCCTCTAACCTTAATTCTCATCTGCAAGCATTCCTAGAGCCGGGGTGCGGGGGTTTTCTTGCAGGAATAttatgtactccgtactgtatAACAACAGGTACCTTAGGCGTAGATCACGTGTCGGGCATGCATCGCGCATCATGTGCCACAACAGACTGGACTTGGGGATCATTGAACCATTCAATGAATTCATAATGAGCTATAGTCTTAGTTATGAGAGATAGTTTCCTGGTTAACTAATCATAACGATATCCTGTCTCATGAGGACTCTGACAAGCATGATAAACGAGTTGGGCTAATcagagaaagatatatatgtGTGTACACCATGGCTGTAACAAGCAGGTTCTTATTGTTAGGTAAGACTCACAATTTCTACTTACTAGAACAACACCGTTTTACAATGCCTTTAGAGCCTTCCTTATTAAACCTTCTAATCTAGTTTTCGCAACTACCGTGTCTTATCAATCAGGTTGGAATCAATTCCGAGCCATGTTCCGTCGGGACGCGAACATTGAATCCGACGGGAATCGAGCGGATCCACAATGCGCAACAAATGACGAGAGCGCAAAGATCAAGTCACTTATTGTAAAACCTGACTAAACATGCTCGCTAGTTAGTATCAAGCAAGGCCGGGGAGAAATTTTAGTAGATATCGCTAATGCGTTCAGGGGCCGTTCTCCATGGATTGTCCCGATCATGGAAGATATAAAGGGCGTCATCCTCGACTAGCTGGACTTTGTTTCCCTTTGAATCTCCATCGAGGGACTAATATACCGAGACGTTACGGAAACCGCTGGAATCAAGATGATGGAGTCTGATATGTACGATGCAACACCGTCTCCATCCGCGTCGAGATCCGACGTAAGCCGCAATGAGTTGAATGGGAAACTGCCGGACGACCCCAATGATGATCCCGAAGCACTGACGCGCACTGACACTACTCTGTCCGCCGTGGTACCGCCGAAGGAGCTGTGGCGGGAGATTCTCTTCGTCGTGGTGGTCTGCATGGCTCAATTCATGACGCAGGCGGGCCTGTGCATCTCGATCGCCCCGGTATATATCATCGGCAGGAGCTTTCAGACGTCCACCCCCGGCGAGTTGAGTTGGTTTGCGGCGGCATACAGTTTGACGGTTGGCACCTTCATCCTGGTCTGCGGTCGGCTCGGCGACGTCTTGGGCCATCGATTGATGTTCATTATCGGCTTCGCTTGGTTCGGTCTGTGGTCGTTGCTGGCGGGCTTCAGTGTCTGGTCGAATCAGGTCTTCTTTGACTGCTGCCGCGCTTTACAAGGAATGGGACCGGCCATGTTGCTCCCGAATGCGATCGCCATCCTCGGGCGCGCATACCCACCGGGCTTGCGCAAAGAGATGATCTTTAGCTTCTTTGGGGCCACCGCGCCGAGCGGCTTCATCATTGGGGGAGTGTTCTCCTCGATCTTGGCACAAATGACGTGGTGGCCGTGGGCGTACTGGGTCCAGGGCATGGTGTGCTTTGCCTTTGCTGTGCTGGGTGTTTTGGTCATTCCGCACACGTCGCGACCTCATTTCCAGAAGGACCTTCCGATTTGGGTGCGACTGGATCTGCTAGGAGCAGCGGCCGGTATCATCGCCCTCGTACTGATCAATTTTGCTTGGAACCAGGCCGCGTTGGTCGGATGGGCCACCCCGTACACCTACGTGCTGCTCATAGTTGGCTTTATCATCTTCGGCGGCTTCCTTTGGATCGAACGCATTGCCCAATGTCCGCTGCTGCCAAGTGCAGTCTTTACCGGTGACCTAGCATGGGTGCTGGGATGTATCGCCGCTGGGTGGTCCAGCTTTGGCATCATTATCTACTACTTTTACCAATTTATGGAGGAAATCAAGGGTAACTCTCCGTTACTAGCCACAGCCAAATGGGTTGCCGCGGCTCCGTCTGGTGCTATAGCGGCTCTGCTGACAGGATTCCTGCTCGGCCGACTGCCCCCTAGTGTCATCATGTTTTGCGCGATGGTCTTCTTTACGGCCGGTCTGTCCGTCTTTGCAACGGTCCCCGTGGACCAGACCTACTGGGCTCAGGCATTTGTAGCTAGCCTTATCACGTCATGGGGCATGTAAGTTGATTGTCTCTCCTAGCCCAAAGTTCACCGCTTTAACAAGTTGCGACAGGGATATGTCCTTCCCATCCGGCACCCTCATCCTCAGCAATTCAATGCCCCACCACCATCAAGGCCTCGCCGCATCCCTCGTGACCACCACGGTCAACTACTCCATCTCCCTCGGACTAGGATTTGCCGGGACCGTGGAGTCGAATGTGAACGATGGTGGACGCAATGTCCTCCGGGGCTATCGAGGAGCTCTTTACTTGGGTATTGGCTTTGCGGGGTTGGGTCTCGTGGTCTCGATTTTGTTCATGTTTGTATCTTGGAGGCGTTCTCAGGCGTCGCACAAGTCTGGATGAGTCTGGCAATAAATCGAGAATTCGTAGACTAG
This window of the Aspergillus flavus chromosome 8, complete sequence genome carries:
- a CDS encoding major facilitator superfamily domain-containing protein (drug resistance protein); protein product: MMESDMYDATPSPSASRSDVSRNELNGKLPDDPNDDPEALTRTDTTLSAVVPPKELWREILFVVVVCMAQFMTQAGLCISIAPVYIIGRSFQTSTPGELSWFAAAYSLTVGTFILVCGRLGDVLGHRLMFIIGFAWFGLWSLLAGFSVWSNQVFFDCCRALQGMGPAMLLPNAIAILGRAYPPGLRKEMIFSFFGATAPSGFIIGGVFSSILAQMTWWPWAYWVQGMVCFAFAVLGVLVIPHTSRPHFQKDLPIWVRLDLLGAAAGIIALVLINFAWNQAALVGWATPYTYVLLIVGFIIFGGFLWIERIAQCPLLPSAVFTGDLAWVLGCIAAGWSSFGIIIYYFYQFMEEIKGNSPLLATAKWVAAAPSGAIAALLTGFLLGRLPPSVIMFCAMVFFTAGLSVFATVPVDQTYWAQAFVASLITSWGMDMSFPSGTLILSNSMPHHHQGLAASLVTTTVNYSISLGLGFAGTVESNVNDGGRNVLRGYRGALYLGIGFAGLGLVVSILFMFVSWRRSQASHKSG